A single window of Sphingobacterium sp. ML3W DNA harbors:
- a CDS encoding M42 family metallopeptidase encodes MADKKKKESKHISIVTKDSVSFFEKYINNPSPTGFEWEGQRLWLDYLKPYVDETFTDNYGTAVGVINPEAEYKVVIEAHADEISWFVNYITKDGLIYVIRNGGSDHQIAPSKKVNIHTDKGIVKAVFGWPAIHTRSGEKEEAPTLKNIFLDCGCISKEEVEALGVHVGCVITYEDEFSILNDRYYVGRAMDNRAGGFMIAEVARLLKENKKKLPFGLYIVNSVQEEIGLRGAEMIAQRIKPNVAIVTDVTHDTQTPMINKITQGDLSSGAGPVLSYAPAVQINLNKLLVQVAEKNGIPFQRQASSRSTGTDTDAFAYSNGGVPSALISLPLRYMHTTVEMVHKEDVDNVIRLIYETLLNIEAGQDFRTFSK; translated from the coding sequence ATGGCAGATAAGAAGAAGAAAGAAAGTAAACATATTTCAATAGTAACAAAGGATTCGGTCTCTTTTTTTGAAAAGTATATTAATAACCCTTCACCAACAGGATTTGAATGGGAGGGACAACGACTTTGGTTAGATTATCTAAAGCCTTATGTCGATGAAACATTTACGGATAATTACGGCACAGCAGTTGGCGTAATTAATCCAGAAGCTGAATATAAGGTGGTGATTGAAGCGCATGCGGATGAAATTTCGTGGTTCGTAAACTATATCACTAAAGATGGATTGATTTATGTAATCCGTAATGGTGGCTCAGACCATCAGATTGCACCATCAAAAAAAGTAAATATTCATACGGATAAAGGAATTGTAAAAGCGGTATTTGGATGGCCAGCCATCCATACACGTTCCGGTGAAAAAGAGGAAGCACCTACATTAAAGAATATCTTTTTGGATTGTGGATGTATTTCTAAAGAAGAAGTAGAAGCTTTAGGTGTTCATGTAGGATGTGTTATTACCTACGAAGATGAATTTAGTATATTAAACGACCGTTATTATGTAGGCCGTGCGATGGATAATCGTGCCGGTGGATTTATGATTGCTGAAGTTGCTCGTTTACTAAAGGAAAACAAGAAAAAACTTCCTTTTGGATTATATATCGTTAATTCTGTTCAAGAAGAAATTGGTTTACGTGGCGCAGAAATGATTGCCCAAAGAATCAAACCTAATGTAGCGATTGTGACAGATGTAACGCATGATACCCAAACTCCTATGATCAATAAAATCACGCAAGGTGATTTATCGTCAGGAGCAGGGCCAGTCTTGTCATATGCGCCTGCTGTTCAGATTAATTTAAATAAATTGCTTGTTCAGGTTGCTGAAAAGAATGGAATTCCATTCCAGCGTCAAGCTTCATCGCGTTCTACCGGAACAGACACAGATGCTTTTGCTTATAGTAATGGCGGTGTACCTTCAGCATTGATTTCATTACCTTTACGTTACATGCACACAACTGTAGAGATGGTTCATAAAGAAGATGTAGATAATGTCATCCGCTTGATTTATGAAACCTTGTTAAATATTGAAGCAGGACAAGATTTTAGAACATTTAGCAAATAA
- a CDS encoding carboxypeptidase regulatory-like domain-containing protein produces MKRPLLFFALVLASYGTIHAQVTTSSVTGVVKESTGQITSGATIKATHVPSGTVYSSSANAAGRFNLANMRVGGPYTVTVTYVGQQPVTYESIYLQLGEAFVLNPVFGESATNLDEVVITGHNKLNSEKNGASTNVGRQQIENLPSISRSINDLTRMSPQANGTAIGGGNYRANNFSVDGANFNNQFGIGQNIPANGSPISIDAIEQISVNVTPYDVRQSGFTGASINAVTRSGRNDFFGTAFYTGRSDKQQGTRVNDILTQVNDLSVKQYGFSLGGPIIKNKLFFFVNLEQMKQTEPGPTKVASNKSQVYGAPGTPSYIARPTEDFMDEVSGYLKNNYGYDAGPYQGYSFKSNNDKLFARIDWNISDNHKINFRYNQVKGKSPSNLSSSFTGSNINTGTYPMNRTGSNALSFQNSNYFQETNLYSATAEYTGKIGNVNQSARISYVNQDEPRSINGTPFPLVDIRDGGVGGNGNILTSFGTDPFTYGNLRSVKTWTANYDLNYTYNQHYFTGGLQFETSRTMNGFQRFGTGYYMFNTWEDFTSGAKPINYALTYPLTADGSQAFPSFKFNQYSIYLQDQFTVNEKFKITGGIRFELPTYPDVSEMKTHPILEGLEFANGLHLNTGAMPKTKVMISPRLGFNYDMFGDRSLILRGGTGVFTGRIPFAWIVAQSGDAGMLQSTVTYAAGDPNMPNFSPDIKANYPSTLPQAGTFLPGNVSAMDADLKFPSTWKSSLAVDYRLPWNIIGTVEAIYNKDINAVVAKNVNLVEPTAMSITGYGDNRFIYPNSNNDKYIYKINSSGQLVESGSSFVPTYMTNAKGGHYYSITGQLQKSFDQGFSGMVAYTYSAAKNFGDGSGDQIANLWSLPYQANGNSNNPELGYTTNIVPHRLMGSVSYTNNWIGKLNTSMTLFYSGSSMGRYSYYYGSDFNRDGQTNDLIYIPSDRSQLKFTDIPTGQSNYGGKAYSAQEQADLFWSIVDGDDYLKSRVGKTTERNGAIAPWRHQFDFRLSQELFKNIGGKNNSLEFFWDVMNIGNLFNSSWGIYKINNNILLTPQNTSAITPDGTTAPTFRMGYANGDIIKELSRPNETISSTYFMQFGVKFKFN; encoded by the coding sequence ATGAAAAGACCTTTACTTTTTTTTGCACTTGTTTTAGCAAGTTATGGTACAATACATGCTCAGGTAACCACAAGTAGTGTTACTGGTGTTGTGAAAGAATCCACAGGCCAAATTACATCAGGAGCAACAATCAAGGCAACTCACGTGCCATCAGGTACAGTGTACTCAAGCTCAGCCAATGCTGCTGGACGTTTTAATTTAGCCAACATGCGTGTTGGTGGCCCCTACACTGTAACTGTTACCTACGTTGGACAACAACCAGTCACGTACGAAAGCATTTATTTACAATTAGGTGAAGCATTTGTTCTTAATCCTGTCTTCGGTGAATCTGCTACTAATTTAGATGAGGTGGTGATTACAGGACACAATAAGCTTAATAGTGAAAAAAACGGGGCTTCAACAAATGTTGGACGTCAACAAATTGAAAATTTACCTTCAATATCTAGAAGTATAAATGATCTAACGCGAATGAGTCCGCAAGCTAATGGAACAGCTATAGGAGGAGGTAATTATAGAGCCAACAATTTCTCTGTAGATGGCGCTAATTTCAATAATCAATTTGGTATTGGTCAAAATATTCCTGCAAATGGGTCTCCGATTTCTATTGATGCAATTGAACAAATTTCTGTAAATGTAACGCCTTATGATGTCCGCCAATCTGGTTTTACTGGTGCGTCTATTAACGCTGTAACACGTTCAGGTCGTAATGACTTTTTTGGTACGGCATTTTATACAGGTCGTTCGGATAAGCAACAAGGTACCCGTGTTAATGATATCTTAACGCAGGTGAATGATTTATCTGTAAAACAATATGGGTTTTCATTAGGTGGACCTATAATTAAGAATAAGTTGTTTTTCTTTGTGAATTTGGAACAAATGAAACAAACTGAACCAGGTCCTACAAAAGTTGCTTCTAACAAGTCACAAGTATATGGTGCACCTGGTACTCCATCATATATAGCCAGACCTACTGAAGATTTTATGGATGAAGTTTCAGGTTACTTAAAGAATAATTATGGCTATGATGCGGGACCATATCAAGGCTATTCTTTTAAGAGTAATAATGATAAATTGTTTGCAAGAATTGATTGGAATATTTCAGACAATCATAAAATCAATTTTCGGTATAATCAAGTAAAAGGAAAATCTCCATCAAACCTAAGTTCTTCATTTACTGGATCGAATATAAATACCGGAACATATCCAATGAATCGAACAGGAAGCAATGCATTAAGTTTCCAAAATTCAAATTATTTTCAAGAGACAAATTTATATTCCGCAACAGCAGAATATACTGGGAAAATTGGAAATGTTAATCAATCAGCACGTATATCATATGTAAATCAAGACGAACCTAGAAGTATAAATGGAACTCCATTTCCGCTAGTCGATATTCGTGATGGAGGAGTAGGTGGCAATGGAAACATTCTTACATCTTTTGGTACAGATCCTTTTACGTATGGAAATTTACGTTCTGTCAAAACATGGACTGCTAATTATGATTTAAATTATACATATAATCAACATTACTTTACTGGAGGCCTTCAATTTGAAACTAGTCGTACTATGAATGGTTTTCAACGATTTGGTACTGGTTATTATATGTTTAATACATGGGAGGATTTCACAAGTGGAGCAAAACCTATCAACTATGCGTTAACATATCCATTAACTGCTGATGGTTCACAAGCTTTTCCAAGTTTCAAATTCAATCAATATTCTATTTATCTCCAGGATCAATTTACTGTCAATGAGAAATTTAAAATAACAGGTGGTATTCGTTTCGAACTACCGACATATCCTGATGTTTCTGAAATGAAAACCCATCCCATACTGGAAGGTTTGGAATTTGCAAACGGTTTACATTTGAATACTGGTGCGATGCCAAAAACTAAGGTCATGATTTCTCCTCGTTTAGGTTTTAATTATGATATGTTTGGAGATCGTTCGTTAATTTTGAGAGGTGGGACTGGGGTATTCACAGGAAGAATTCCATTTGCTTGGATAGTTGCACAATCTGGTGATGCAGGTATGCTTCAGAGCACCGTTACATATGCTGCTGGAGACCCTAATATGCCTAATTTCAGCCCTGATATTAAGGCTAATTATCCAAGCACATTACCACAAGCGGGTACATTTCTACCGGGTAATGTATCTGCAATGGATGCTGACTTGAAATTTCCATCTACTTGGAAATCAAGCTTAGCGGTTGATTATAGATTACCTTGGAATATCATAGGAACTGTAGAAGCTATCTATAATAAAGATATCAATGCGGTAGTTGCTAAAAACGTCAACTTAGTTGAACCAACAGCGATGTCAATAACAGGATATGGTGATAATAGATTTATTTATCCGAACTCAAATAATGATAAATATATTTATAAAATTAACTCCTCAGGTCAATTGGTAGAAAGTGGTAGTTCATTTGTGCCAACTTATATGACAAACGCTAAAGGTGGTCATTATTATTCAATAACGGGTCAGTTACAAAAATCATTTGATCAAGGCTTTTCGGGTATGGTAGCATATACCTATAGTGCTGCAAAAAACTTTGGAGATGGATCTGGGGATCAAATAGCAAATTTATGGTCGCTCCCTTATCAAGCAAATGGAAACTCTAATAATCCAGAATTAGGCTACACAACCAATATCGTCCCACATCGTTTAATGGGGAGTGTTTCTTACACCAATAATTGGATTGGTAAACTAAATACCTCCATGACACTTTTCTATAGCGGTAGTTCAATGGGTAGATACTCTTATTATTATGGTTCAGATTTTAATCGTGATGGCCAAACCAATGATTTAATCTATATACCATCTGATAGATCACAACTAAAATTTACTGATATTCCAACAGGTCAATCTAACTATGGAGGAAAAGCATATTCTGCCCAAGAGCAAGCAGATTTATTTTGGAGTATTGTTGATGGTGACGATTATTTAAAAAGTAGAGTTGGTAAAACAACAGAACGTAATGGTGCAATTGCTCCTTGGAGACACCAGTTTGACTTCCGTCTATCTCAAGAATTGTTTAAAAATATCGGTGGAAAAAATAATTCATTAGAGTTTTTCTGGGATGTAATGAATATTGGTAATTTGTTTAATTCATCTTGGGGTATATACAAAATAAACAATAATATTTTACTAACGCCACAAAACACAAGTGCAATTACTCCAGATGGAACTACAGCTCCAACATTTCGCATGGGCTATGCAAATGGAGATATCATAAAGGAATTAAGTCGTCCTAATGAGACAATTTCATCAACTTATTTTATGCAATTTGGTGTCAAATTTAAATTTAATTAA
- a CDS encoding exonuclease SbcCD subunit D, producing the protein MSLKILHTADWHLGKRLDYFSRFEEQKAVLEEIIQIAEDEQVDAVIVAGDLFDAFNPPVEAIELLYTTLKRLTKNGTRPVIAIAGNHDSPDRVDAPDSLARDCGIIFAGKPNMEFSPYQIEQGFEISKGDSGFLEIKLPHIEFPLRLIVTAFANEHRLKEYLGEDEQEGLNEVLTRKWQSLANRYCDDKGANLLVSHLYMNKKGGPVLEEPDGEKPLRIGFADTVFTDCIPHQIQYTALGHLHRYQEIGGHCAPVVYASSPLCYSFSEAGQDKKVVILTVEPNKEVIYKAITICSGKKLMRKRFDSVITAIDWLTSNQDCLVELTLVTSTSLTQAEKKYLEDSHQGIIYLIPEVNNSKSLNQAMSISRRSKSINENFTDYYRFRNNDQLPSTELLDLFNEVLGSQNEQEN; encoded by the coding sequence ATGTCCTTAAAAATTTTACATACAGCAGATTGGCATTTGGGCAAACGATTGGATTATTTTTCCCGATTTGAAGAACAAAAAGCGGTCTTGGAAGAAATCATTCAAATTGCTGAGGATGAACAGGTGGATGCCGTCATTGTAGCGGGTGATTTATTCGATGCATTCAACCCTCCAGTAGAAGCCATTGAATTACTATACACCACACTTAAACGTTTGACTAAAAACGGTACAAGACCAGTTATCGCTATTGCAGGTAACCACGACTCACCGGATCGCGTGGATGCACCAGATAGTTTAGCACGAGATTGTGGTATAATCTTCGCAGGAAAACCTAATATGGAGTTTAGTCCTTACCAAATAGAGCAGGGATTTGAGATAAGTAAAGGTGATAGCGGATTTTTGGAAATTAAACTTCCTCATATCGAGTTTCCGCTGCGTCTCATCGTAACGGCATTTGCTAATGAGCATAGGCTCAAAGAATACCTTGGTGAAGATGAACAAGAAGGACTCAATGAAGTACTAACGAGGAAGTGGCAATCATTGGCCAATCGATATTGCGATGATAAAGGTGCGAACCTATTGGTTTCACATTTGTATATGAATAAGAAAGGTGGTCCAGTGCTCGAAGAACCCGATGGGGAAAAACCATTACGTATTGGGTTTGCAGATACCGTTTTTACAGATTGTATCCCCCATCAAATTCAATATACAGCACTAGGTCATCTACATCGTTACCAAGAGATTGGAGGCCACTGTGCCCCTGTTGTTTATGCTAGCAGCCCGCTTTGCTACTCATTTTCAGAGGCGGGTCAAGATAAGAAAGTGGTCATCTTAACTGTTGAACCCAATAAAGAAGTAATTTATAAAGCTATTACGATATGTTCTGGCAAGAAGTTAATGCGCAAAAGATTTGATTCTGTAATTACTGCTATCGACTGGCTTACAAGTAACCAGGATTGCTTAGTTGAACTAACACTTGTGACTTCAACATCTTTGACCCAAGCCGAAAAGAAGTATCTTGAAGATAGCCATCAGGGAATCATCTATCTCATTCCAGAAGTTAACAATTCCAAAAGTTTAAATCAAGCAATGAGTATATCAAGGAGGAGCAAAAGTATTAATGAAAATTTCACTGACTATTATCGTTTCAGAAACAATGATCAATTACCATCAACAGAATTGTTAGATTTATTTAATGAAGTTTTAGGCAGTCAAAACGAGCAGGAGAATTAG
- a CDS encoding carbon-nitrogen hydrolase family protein: MDIQVRNLTKKDYVDLKSSMTEAYQGVGEIWTRENIVDLIDLFPEGQLCVEVDGHVVACALSIILNSKKSNIFDSYYEIIDDGKFSKHTNDGDTLYGIEVFVHPDHRALRLGRRLYDSRKELCEQMNLKSIVAGGRIPNYHNYSDKMSPRTYIEKVKRKEIYDPTLTFQLSNDFHVKKILKHYLPEDSESMEFATLLEWNNIYYESETRSISTTKQTIRLGLVQWQMRLFDNIEAFYDQIEFFVDTVSDYGTDFIMFPEFFNSPLMSPYNELPERMAMEKLAEKTAEIIDKIQQFAVSYNINIIAGSMPIMENKKLYNISYLCHRNGKLDSFKKIHITPNESKYYGMVGGSEVKVFDTDCGKVGLLICYDVEFPELSRILADQGMQILFVPFMTDTQNGYIRVRSCAQARAIENECYVAIAGSVGNLPRVNNMDIQYSQSAVFTPSDFAFPNNAIKAEATPNTEMVLIADVDLYALRDLHEYGTVKVMKDRRKDLYEVKLLK, from the coding sequence ATGGATATTCAAGTCAGAAACTTGACAAAAAAAGACTATGTTGATTTGAAGAGCTCCATGACCGAAGCTTATCAGGGGGTAGGCGAAATCTGGACGCGCGAGAATATTGTTGACTTAATTGACTTATTTCCAGAAGGACAATTGTGTGTGGAGGTTGACGGTCATGTTGTGGCTTGTGCTTTGTCCATTATTCTCAATTCGAAGAAGAGTAATATTTTTGATAGTTATTATGAAATCATCGATGATGGTAAATTTTCAAAACATACCAATGATGGAGATACTCTTTATGGTATAGAAGTATTTGTTCACCCAGACCATCGTGCCCTTCGGCTTGGAAGACGGTTATATGATTCGCGAAAGGAATTATGCGAACAAATGAACTTAAAATCTATCGTGGCAGGTGGTCGGATTCCAAATTACCACAACTACTCGGATAAGATGAGTCCGAGAACATATATTGAAAAAGTCAAAAGAAAGGAGATTTATGATCCAACACTCACTTTTCAACTGTCCAACGATTTTCATGTCAAAAAAATATTAAAACATTATTTGCCTGAAGACTCCGAGTCTATGGAGTTTGCAACTCTATTAGAATGGAACAACATTTATTACGAATCGGAAACACGCTCTATTTCAACAACCAAGCAGACGATCAGATTGGGATTGGTTCAGTGGCAGATGCGCCTTTTTGATAATATAGAAGCGTTTTATGACCAAATAGAATTTTTTGTCGATACGGTAAGTGATTATGGAACGGATTTCATTATGTTTCCAGAATTCTTCAATTCACCTTTGATGAGTCCTTATAATGAACTTCCAGAACGCATGGCGATGGAAAAATTAGCCGAAAAAACGGCGGAAATTATCGATAAAATCCAACAGTTTGCAGTTTCCTACAATATCAATATTATTGCAGGGTCTATGCCAATCATGGAAAATAAAAAACTTTATAATATATCGTATCTCTGTCATCGCAATGGTAAACTGGATTCTTTTAAGAAGATACATATCACTCCTAATGAATCGAAATATTACGGTATGGTCGGAGGGAGTGAAGTAAAGGTATTTGATACAGATTGTGGTAAAGTTGGACTACTAATCTGCTATGACGTAGAATTTCCCGAATTGAGCCGTATTTTAGCAGATCAAGGAATGCAAATCTTGTTTGTTCCTTTTATGACCGATACACAGAATGGTTACATACGTGTACGGAGTTGCGCACAGGCGCGAGCAATTGAAAATGAATGTTATGTAGCTATTGCGGGTTCGGTTGGTAATCTGCCTCGGGTAAATAATATGGATATTCAGTATTCACAATCTGCTGTTTTTACACCTTCGGATTTCGCTTTTCCAAATAATGCAATTAAAGCAGAGGCGACTCCGAATACTGAAATGGTACTGATTGCCGATGTGGATCTTTATGCACTTCGTGATTTACATGAATACGGGACCGTAAAAGTGATGAAGGATCGGCGTAAGGATTTGTACGAAGTTAAGTTGTTAAAATAA
- a CDS encoding M12 family metallopeptidase, with the protein MNSAINWLSINTPLTFAIKSSSNSNFVKFNASTENNSLIGMTGGEQLINLTSDASVSTAIHEILHACGIHHEMGRNDRDNYVTINTSNIYPNKMHNFNKVGVLASVDVGLFDSRSIMMYPSKTSDATFAKNINQNIITANNSNVVISPSWYPTTTDLLAINMLYGNEKPYLDYTVTYNRTYDDPQSGSYDNEVICKFTFYTDQAKTIPYIKGYPVPVVIEYYYEKIVNRFPEVARTFEKSVLIPAGENSFYLYGNDNVDRQWGDIHFLDKLIYQPKYPSTHYR; encoded by the coding sequence ATAAATTCTGCCATAAATTGGTTGTCAATAAACACTCCATTAACTTTCGCTATTAAAAGTTCATCAAATTCTAATTTTGTAAAGTTTAACGCATCCACTGAAAATAATTCGTTAATCGGAATGACTGGTGGAGAGCAGCTGATAAATTTAACTTCGGATGCATCTGTCTCTACTGCAATTCACGAAATACTACACGCTTGTGGTATACATCATGAAATGGGAAGAAACGATAGAGATAATTATGTGACAATCAATACCTCAAATATTTATCCCAATAAAATGCATAACTTTAATAAAGTAGGCGTATTAGCGAGCGTGGATGTCGGTCTATTTGATAGCCGTTCAATAATGATGTATCCTTCAAAAACTAGTGATGCGACATTTGCTAAAAATATAAATCAAAATATAATTACAGCTAATAATTCTAATGTGGTAATTTCTCCCAGTTGGTATCCAACAACAACCGACTTGCTCGCAATCAATATGCTTTACGGAAATGAGAAACCATATCTCGATTACACTGTAACCTACAACAGAACTTACGACGACCCGCAATCAGGATCTTATGATAATGAAGTCATTTGTAAATTCACGTTTTATACCGACCAAGCGAAGACTATCCCTTACATTAAAGGGTACCCTGTGCCTGTTGTAATTGAATACTATTACGAAAAAATTGTTAATAGATTCCCAGAAGTTGCCAGAACTTTTGAAAAAAGTGTTCTTATTCCAGCTGGAGAGAATAGTTTTTATCTCTATGGAAATGACAACGTTGATCGGCAGTGGGGTGATATTCATTTTCTCGATAAATTAATATACCAACCAAAGTACCCATCTACGCATTATCGGTAG
- the lgt gene encoding prolipoprotein diacylglyceryl transferase → MENLFSVIHWNLDPEIFKIGSFGLRYYALCWLAAFAVSYMIMLKIFRNENKSQELLDQLSIYIFLGTLIGARLGHCLFYEFDYYKDHLLEMVLPFRFVNGQFQMTGFAGLASHGGAIGILTALYLFCRKTKTDFLWLADRLVVVVPIAGAFIRIGNFFNSEIIGTPTDKPWAIIFDHVDQIPRHPGQLYEAIAYIIIFFIIVYLFKNKKMQKPGALMGIFFVLLFSARLYLESFKIDQEEFEQGMALNMGQLLSIPFILGGLYFIFRKPKTLKR, encoded by the coding sequence ATGGAGAATTTATTCAGCGTCATACATTGGAATTTAGATCCTGAAATATTTAAGATAGGCAGCTTTGGTCTTCGATATTATGCTTTATGCTGGTTAGCCGCATTTGCAGTATCGTATATGATTATGCTCAAAATATTCAGAAACGAAAATAAGAGTCAAGAATTACTGGATCAATTGAGTATATATATATTTCTAGGAACATTAATAGGTGCCAGACTCGGACATTGTCTTTTTTACGAGTTCGATTACTATAAAGATCATTTACTGGAAATGGTATTACCATTCCGTTTCGTAAACGGTCAATTTCAAATGACAGGTTTTGCAGGTTTAGCAAGTCATGGCGGCGCGATCGGTATCCTTACTGCATTATATCTATTCTGCCGGAAGACAAAAACTGATTTTCTGTGGTTGGCAGATCGACTAGTGGTAGTTGTTCCGATAGCGGGTGCCTTCATTCGAATAGGTAATTTTTTCAACTCCGAAATTATCGGTACACCGACAGATAAACCATGGGCTATTATATTTGATCATGTTGACCAAATTCCACGTCATCCTGGCCAACTTTATGAAGCGATTGCTTACATTATCATCTTCTTTATTATTGTATACCTATTTAAAAATAAAAAGATGCAAAAACCTGGTGCATTAATGGGTATCTTCTTTGTGTTGCTCTTCTCAGCTCGATTATACTTAGAAAGCTTCAAGATTGACCAAGAAGAATTTGAACAAGGGATGGCATTAAATATGGGACAGCTTTTAAGTATTCCATTTATATTAGGAGGTTTATATTTCATCTTTAGAAAGCCTAAAACATTGAAACGTTAA
- a CDS encoding DUF3467 domain-containing protein has translation MENNQNQNELSIELTEEVAEGIYSNLAIITHSNTEFVIDFVRVMPGVPKAKVKSRIVLTPEHAKRLLGALQDNVTRFEAIAAAGNQTSDAQVIGGDPTVAFPFGGTTGQA, from the coding sequence ATGGAAAATAATCAAAATCAGAACGAATTGAGTATCGAGTTGACCGAAGAAGTAGCTGAAGGAATCTACTCAAATCTAGCGATCATAACGCATTCAAACACAGAGTTTGTGATTGACTTCGTACGTGTGATGCCAGGTGTTCCGAAAGCTAAAGTGAAATCTAGAATCGTTTTGACGCCTGAACATGCTAAACGTTTGTTAGGTGCATTACAAGATAATGTAACTCGCTTTGAAGCGATTGCAGCAGCAGGAAATCAAACTAGTGATGCGCAAGTAATCGGCGGCGACCCAACAGTTGCTTTCCCTTTTGGTGGCACAACTGGTCAAGCATAG
- a CDS encoding cold-shock protein yields MSSSESFSKKEKEKKKLKKKQDKEQKKEERKNNTDKGKSLEEMFVYVDEYGNITTTPPDPTKKQKINVEDIAISTAKYEANPEDLIKSGIVNFYNTDKGFGFIRDLKTQDKIFFHVNGLIDAVKENDKVTFETEKGLKGMNAVNVKLQK; encoded by the coding sequence ATGAGTAGTTCAGAAAGTTTCAGCAAAAAAGAAAAAGAGAAAAAAAAGTTAAAAAAGAAACAAGATAAGGAGCAAAAGAAAGAAGAGAGAAAAAACAATACCGACAAAGGTAAAAGTTTAGAAGAAATGTTTGTATATGTTGATGAATATGGAAACATAACTACAACTCCTCCTGATCCAACAAAAAAACAGAAAATTAATGTAGAAGATATCGCAATATCAACTGCTAAATATGAAGCAAACCCAGAAGATTTAATTAAATCTGGTATTGTGAATTTTTACAATACAGACAAAGGTTTTGGTTTCATACGTGATCTAAAAACTCAGGATAAAATATTTTTCCACGTTAATGGTCTGATTGACGCTGTTAAAGAGAATGACAAAGTAACTTTTGAAACAGAAAAAGGATTAAAAGGTATGAATGCCGTAAATGTTAAATTACAAAAATAA
- a CDS encoding prolyl oligopeptidase family serine peptidase: MYLTKKYNQPIFGILTVVFILFFGMMNLVCQAQLKAVEGETAYPFLLNLPEGEEQPEKQPILVFLHGRSLSGTNLDRVKRYGVLYAMNKGQEVPGIIIAPQSTGGWDPDKVIEIVDYVIEHYNADPDRVYVCGMSMGGYGTMDVAGKYPDRIAAAVAICGGGSVKYADNLAQVPLWVQHGNRDRAVPMSESKKIVNAIKKADPEADVTLTIIPGGTHGSVERLFHRDEMYEWLFKHNRKGT; the protein is encoded by the coding sequence ATGTATTTGACAAAAAAATATAATCAACCTATTTTTGGTATTTTAACTGTCGTTTTCATACTCTTCTTCGGTATGATGAACTTGGTTTGCCAAGCGCAATTGAAGGCTGTAGAAGGTGAAACTGCATACCCTTTTTTATTGAACCTACCTGAGGGGGAAGAACAACCAGAAAAGCAACCTATTTTGGTGTTTCTACATGGAAGAAGTCTTTCTGGAACTAACTTAGATCGTGTAAAACGGTATGGCGTACTTTATGCAATGAATAAAGGTCAAGAAGTGCCAGGGATTATCATTGCGCCACAATCAACAGGTGGATGGGATCCAGATAAAGTAATTGAAATCGTTGATTATGTAATTGAACACTATAATGCTGACCCTGACCGAGTGTATGTATGTGGAATGAGTATGGGAGGGTATGGTACTATGGATGTTGCCGGTAAATATCCTGACAGAATAGCAGCGGCAGTTGCTATCTGTGGAGGAGGTAGTGTTAAATATGCAGATAACCTTGCCCAAGTACCGTTATGGGTGCAACATGGTAATCGCGATCGTGCAGTACCCATGTCCGAATCTAAAAAAATTGTGAACGCAATTAAAAAAGCAGATCCAGAGGCTGATGTAACTTTAACGATTATTCCCGGCGGGACACATGGAAGTGTAGAACGTCTTTTCCATCGAGATGAAATGTACGAATGGTTATTCAAGCATAATAGAAAAGGCACATAA